TCCACCTACAGATATAAATGCAGCATATGGTTACCGGATGAAACGATCTATGAAAAATAAAGAATTATGTGGTACTGGTAATCAATATAGCGCAGAAGTGATGAAACAAAATAGATTTTTCATGATAGTAATAGGAAGTGTTATTAGTATATTGTTTAGATGCCCTCATACGATCATAGCAATTATAAGTGTCATGTTATTATTATTTGTTCACTTATTTATCAAAGTAGAAAAGAGATTGAGAGCAATTGAAGAAGGATAAGTATATGTACAGATGAAATTGACTCCTGAGCAATACAAGCTAGGAGTCAATTTGCATTGATTAACTATTATTTTTTACTAAATCTTGTCCATTTTTTATAACAAATTCATAGTATTCAAGATCATATGGATAGATATCTTCAAATGTTATTGTTATCGGTGTACTGTTTAAAGTAGAAACAGCTGTTATAGATGGGATATCTCTTTTTAATAGTTGTAGAAAAGAAGTTGCATGTACT
The DNA window shown above is from Bacillus clarus and carries:
- a CDS encoding SdpI family protein, with the protein product MIYALVNIGISVLIGIIFILSALIHRKNPPTDINAAYGYRMKRSMKNKELCGTGNQYSAEVMKQNRFFMIVIGSVISILFRCPHTIIAIISVMLLLFVHLFIKVEKRLRAIEEG